From the genome of Saccharicrinis carchari, one region includes:
- the nqrF gene encoding NADH:ubiquinone reductase (Na(+)-transporting) subunit F: protein MIFLASQATVIATSVVVFLLVVLFLVSILLYVKKKLTPEGTVVIDINNGEKELVVDPGQTLLSALGNNKIFLPSACGGGGTCAMCRCQVHDGAGSILPTETDFFSRKEQANDWRLACQVKVKEDMKMEIPQEVLGIKKWECTVVSNNNVATFIKEFVVKLPDGENLDFKSGGYIQIDVPKITVDFKDMDIDEKFRDEYEKFGIFDLQMVNPEETYRAYSMANHPAEGNIIMLNIRIATPPWDRVNNGFAKVNPGICSSYIFSLKPGDKVVISGPYGEFFLKDTNNEMMFIGGGAGMAPMRSHIFHLFHTLKTGRKVSFWYGARSRKEIFYQDQFEAIEKEFPNFTFTIALSEPHEDDNWEGPKGFIHQVIHDEYLNKHEEPEDIEYYLCGPPMMNDAVNKMLYDMGVPDEMIAFDDFGS, encoded by the coding sequence ATGATATTTTTAGCAAGTCAGGCTACGGTGATAGCCACCAGTGTGGTAGTATTTTTATTGGTTGTACTATTCTTGGTGTCCATACTATTGTACGTAAAGAAAAAACTTACACCGGAAGGAACGGTTGTTATTGACATTAACAACGGCGAAAAAGAACTGGTAGTAGATCCGGGTCAAACATTATTATCCGCTTTAGGAAATAACAAGATATTTCTTCCCTCGGCATGTGGGGGCGGAGGTACATGTGCCATGTGCCGTTGTCAGGTACACGATGGGGCAGGCAGTATTTTGCCTACCGAAACAGACTTCTTTAGCCGTAAGGAGCAAGCCAATGATTGGCGATTAGCCTGTCAGGTAAAGGTGAAGGAAGACATGAAAATGGAAATTCCGCAAGAAGTACTCGGCATTAAAAAATGGGAATGTACGGTGGTTTCCAATAATAACGTGGCCACTTTTATTAAAGAATTTGTGGTGAAATTGCCAGATGGCGAAAATCTGGACTTTAAATCGGGAGGTTATATCCAAATTGACGTACCTAAGATTACTGTTGATTTTAAAGATATGGATATCGACGAAAAATTCCGCGACGAGTACGAGAAGTTCGGTATTTTTGACCTGCAAATGGTAAACCCCGAAGAGACCTACCGAGCCTATTCCATGGCCAATCATCCGGCCGAAGGCAATATAATTATGCTCAACATCCGGATTGCTACTCCGCCTTGGGACAGGGTAAACAATGGATTTGCAAAAGTTAATCCGGGAATATGTTCTTCGTATATCTTCTCTTTAAAGCCTGGTGATAAAGTGGTTATTTCGGGTCCATATGGCGAGTTCTTCTTAAAGGACACCAATAATGAGATGATGTTTATCGGTGGTGGAGCCGGTATGGCACCCATGCGTTCACATATCTTCCACTTGTTCCATACCCTAAAAACAGGTCGTAAAGTGAGTTTCTGGTACGGAGCGCGTTCCAGGAAAGAGATTTTTTACCAGGATCAGTTCGAGGCCATCGAAAAGGAATTTCCTAACTTTACCTTCACTATCGCACTGAGTGAACCGCACGAGGACGATAATTGGGAAGGACCGAAAGGCTTTATCCATCAGGTTATTCACGACGAATATCTTAACAAGCACGAGGAGCCGGAGGATATTGAATATTACCTTTGTGGACCGCCAATGATGAACGATGCGGTTAACAAGATGCTATACGATATGGGTGTGCCCGATGAGATGATCGCGTTCGACGATTTTGGATCATAA
- a CDS encoding Na(+)-translocating NADH-quinone reductase subunit A yields MSDVIKIKKGLDIRLEGKAETVFGAVKLPELFAVKPGDFPGLVPKLAVKPGDKVKVGSVLFYDKYRTDIKFVSPVSGEVTLVNRGERRRILEVVVKSDNQNEAEEFGAVDPKQVSKEEAIKKMKAAGMWPFLRQRPYNIIANAEDEPKGIFISAFDSAPLAPDYDFIVSGQEKEFQAGVDVLNKLTPGGVHIGVNQQMASKLFLSTQGVTRHSFSGPHPAGNVGVQIHHVSPINKGELCWTIQPQEVISLGKLFLEGTYDASRVIALTGSELKNRNYVRTKVGANIAPYVANNVSEGNLRYISGNVLTGTNIGKDGYLGSYHAQFTVIPEGDKSEFMGWAAPGLDKFSLSRTFFTWLSGKKQYVLDANLNGGKRAIIVSGEYNKVLPMDIMPEQLIKAIITVDIDKMEQLGIYEVVEEDLALCEFVCTSKLEIQSILRKGLDVMIKEMS; encoded by the coding sequence ATGTCAGACGTAATCAAAATAAAAAAAGGTCTTGATATTCGGCTGGAAGGTAAAGCGGAAACAGTATTTGGTGCTGTGAAGCTACCTGAGCTCTTTGCTGTAAAGCCGGGGGACTTTCCCGGCTTAGTGCCAAAGTTGGCGGTTAAGCCTGGCGACAAAGTTAAAGTGGGTTCGGTATTGTTTTACGACAAATACCGCACCGATATTAAGTTTGTTTCTCCGGTTAGCGGCGAGGTTACGCTGGTAAACCGTGGCGAGCGCAGACGAATATTAGAGGTTGTGGTTAAGAGTGATAACCAGAACGAGGCTGAAGAGTTTGGGGCAGTTGATCCAAAGCAGGTATCTAAAGAGGAAGCAATAAAAAAAATGAAGGCAGCCGGTATGTGGCCTTTCCTTCGTCAGCGTCCTTACAATATAATCGCCAATGCCGAGGACGAACCCAAAGGTATTTTTATTTCAGCATTCGATTCGGCTCCCCTGGCTCCGGATTATGACTTTATCGTATCAGGGCAGGAAAAAGAATTTCAGGCCGGGGTCGATGTGTTGAATAAACTAACCCCGGGTGGAGTTCATATTGGTGTAAATCAGCAAATGGCATCCAAGCTGTTTTTATCTACTCAGGGGGTTACAAGACATTCTTTTTCGGGTCCGCATCCGGCCGGTAATGTAGGTGTTCAGATTCATCATGTTTCGCCAATCAATAAAGGTGAGCTGTGTTGGACTATTCAGCCACAGGAGGTTATATCTTTGGGTAAACTATTTCTTGAAGGTACCTACGATGCGTCCAGAGTGATTGCCTTAACGGGTTCTGAGCTGAAAAACCGAAACTATGTACGAACAAAAGTAGGCGCTAACATTGCACCCTATGTAGCCAATAATGTATCGGAAGGTAATTTGAGATACATCAGTGGTAACGTACTCACGGGAACTAATATTGGTAAGGATGGCTACTTGGGTAGTTACCATGCTCAATTTACCGTAATACCCGAAGGCGACAAAAGCGAATTTATGGGATGGGCCGCCCCGGGATTGGATAAGTTCAGTTTGTCGCGCACATTTTTTACCTGGTTGAGCGGCAAAAAGCAATACGTTTTAGATGCTAATCTTAACGGTGGTAAACGTGCTATTATCGTTTCCGGCGAATACAACAAGGTGCTGCCTATGGATATCATGCCCGAACAGCTGATAAAAGCGATTATTACCGTTGATATAGATAAAATGGAGCAGTTAGGAATTTACGAAGTGGTAGAAGAGGATCTGGCACTGTGTGAATTTGTGTGTACCTCAAAGTTAGAAATTCAAAGCATTTTGCGCAAAGGCCTGGATGTGATGATAAAAGAGATGAGCTGA
- the nqrC gene encoding NADH:ubiquinone reductase (Na(+)-transporting) subunit C, which yields MDKQGNLYTFLYASAMVIVVAAILAFVSETLNPIQSKNVEVAKKIDLLRSVGIDSDATTAERIYDEHIGNNTKVINMSGEEVEGNAFDIDLTKENRKPAEERKYPLYICTLDNGSEKLIIPLRGVGLWGPIWGYVSLNEDKETIFGASFDHKGETPGLGAEIAHESFEDQFIGKTIFDKSGTFTSIKVLKGGLAEGNEHAVDAITGGTITGNGLQDMLMNGLQGYIEYLKN from the coding sequence ATGGACAAACAAGGAAATTTATATACATTTCTATATGCATCGGCCATGGTAATTGTGGTAGCTGCGATTTTGGCTTTTGTATCGGAAACCCTAAATCCAATACAGAGTAAAAACGTTGAGGTGGCTAAAAAAATTGACCTGTTAAGGTCGGTGGGTATCGATAGTGATGCGACAACAGCTGAAAGAATTTACGATGAGCATATTGGTAACAATACCAAGGTTATTAATATGAGTGGTGAGGAAGTAGAAGGCAACGCCTTTGATATTGACCTGACTAAAGAGAATCGTAAACCGGCCGAAGAACGCAAGTATCCGCTATACATATGTACGCTTGATAATGGTAGCGAAAAATTAATTATACCCTTGCGCGGTGTTGGATTGTGGGGACCCATTTGGGGTTATGTCTCACTTAACGAAGATAAAGAAACTATTTTTGGTGCCAGCTTCGACCACAAAGGCGAAACACCGGGATTGGGTGCAGAAATTGCACATGAATCATTCGAAGACCAGTTTATAGGAAAAACCATCTTCGATAAATCCGGTACCTTTACTTCTATTAAGGTATTAAAAGGAGGCCTTGCCGAAGGCAATGAGCACGCGGTAGATGCGATTACCGGGGGTACAATCACCGGAAATGGCCTGCAGGATATGTTAATGAACGGCCTGCAAGGATATATAGAATATTTAAAAAACTAA
- a CDS encoding NADH:ubiquinone reductase (Na(+)-transporting) subunit B, whose translation MKALRQYLDKIKPNFEKGGKFEKLHSTFDAFETLLFVPAKTSKSGVHIHDAIDSKRTMSIVVMALIPALLFGIWNTGYQHFLALGQPDADFWQMLGYGALKVLPIVVVAYVVGLGIEFMFAQLRGHEVAEGFLVSGMLIPLVMPADVPLWMVAVATAFAVIIGKEVFGGTGMNIWNPALIARAFLFFAYPSKMSGDLIWVSGMTKGEGIVDGYSGATALGNAAVGKTELLANGQPLDLWHSFLGIIPGSIGETSMIAILIGALVLLITGIGSWKIMLSVFAGGYLMALGFNAIGSNELMSVDAVHQLCLGGFAFGAVFMATDPVSATRTEKGKFIYGFLIGVFAMLIRVFNPAYPEGVMLAILLMNTFAPLIDHMVVQQHIKRRLKRVKVNA comes from the coding sequence TTGAAAGCATTAAGACAATATTTAGATAAAATCAAACCAAACTTTGAAAAAGGAGGGAAGTTTGAAAAGTTGCACTCCACATTCGATGCTTTTGAGACTCTACTTTTTGTTCCGGCCAAAACGTCAAAAAGCGGTGTGCATATCCATGATGCCATTGATTCAAAAAGAACAATGTCTATTGTGGTGATGGCCTTGATACCTGCTTTGCTGTTTGGTATATGGAACACAGGGTACCAGCATTTTTTGGCTTTGGGTCAACCCGATGCTGATTTTTGGCAAATGTTAGGGTACGGTGCTTTAAAAGTGCTTCCTATTGTTGTGGTAGCCTATGTGGTGGGTCTTGGCATTGAGTTTATGTTTGCACAACTACGTGGGCACGAAGTAGCCGAGGGCTTTCTGGTATCGGGGATGCTTATACCTTTAGTGATGCCGGCAGATGTTCCTTTGTGGATGGTGGCGGTGGCTACCGCCTTTGCCGTGATTATAGGTAAAGAAGTGTTTGGCGGTACAGGTATGAATATCTGGAACCCGGCGTTGATAGCGAGGGCCTTCTTGTTTTTTGCCTATCCCTCAAAAATGTCGGGCGACCTTATATGGGTTTCCGGTATGACCAAGGGCGAGGGCATAGTAGATGGCTATTCAGGTGCAACAGCACTGGGTAATGCGGCCGTGGGTAAAACAGAGTTGCTGGCCAATGGACAACCTTTAGATTTATGGCACAGTTTTTTAGGTATTATACCCGGCTCCATAGGCGAAACAAGTATGATAGCTATCCTTATAGGTGCATTGGTATTATTGATTACCGGAATAGGAAGTTGGAAAATAATGCTCAGCGTATTTGCCGGAGGCTATCTGATGGCACTGGGATTTAATGCCATAGGATCCAACGAATTGATGTCGGTGGATGCAGTACACCAGCTTTGTCTGGGAGGCTTTGCCTTTGGTGCTGTTTTTATGGCCACTGATCCCGTATCTGCTACCCGAACCGAAAAAGGAAAGTTTATTTATGGATTCCTCATTGGTGTATTTGCTATGTTGATACGTGTATTCAACCCGGCATATCCCGAAGGTGTGATGTTGGCCATTCTACTGATGAACACTTTTGCACCATTGATTGATCACATGGTTGTTCAGCAGCATATTAAACGCCGTTTAAAACGAGTTAAAGTAAACGCTTAA
- a CDS encoding type IX secretion system plug protein: MIKKTPLLSFFLLMVFHFLNAQPIPNRAYKSSIKTVQCHKQGWPLSYPIIHIGSSDKILVSFDDLVGETRDYYYSIVHCDEGWEPSQLMETEYARGINKVALLDYAYSFNTSIDYVHYQLTFPNEDLSPLVSGNYVLKVYENTQTSNPVLSQRFMVTEQLVDVIPQVKYTMNSELRKAKQEIDLTIFHPNFEMSNPLNDVKVSIFQNGRTDNAITRLKPQFIKQNELVYNYNRETLFEGGNEFRWLDLRSIRFQSSKIKDITFHAPYSHVELFPDEILAGQSYFFNNDFNGRYVIEIQEKDEPEIEADYVFVHFNLPRSAPLVGGEVHLVGALTNWQFTEKSKMEYNFNLKQYETSLLLKQGFYNYQFAFKPNNLREASVGLFEGSHSKAENDYLILVYYRGMGDYYDRLIGVSQVNSVSNR; encoded by the coding sequence ATGATAAAAAAAACCCCTCTTCTATCCTTCTTTCTCCTAATGGTATTTCATTTTTTGAATGCGCAGCCCATTCCCAATCGAGCTTACAAATCCTCCATTAAAACCGTGCAATGCCATAAGCAGGGCTGGCCCTTGTCCTACCCTATCATTCATATTGGCAGTAGCGATAAAATACTGGTATCGTTCGACGATTTGGTGGGTGAAACGCGGGATTACTATTATAGTATTGTGCATTGCGACGAGGGCTGGGAGCCATCGCAGTTAATGGAAACCGAGTATGCCCGCGGAATAAACAAGGTAGCCCTTTTGGATTATGCCTACTCTTTTAATACTTCCATCGATTATGTGCATTACCAACTTACTTTTCCGAACGAGGATTTAAGCCCTTTGGTTTCGGGCAATTATGTGTTAAAAGTTTATGAGAACACCCAGACCAGTAATCCTGTTTTATCCCAACGATTTATGGTTACAGAGCAATTGGTGGATGTAATTCCACAGGTAAAATACACTATGAATTCGGAATTGAGAAAAGCAAAGCAAGAAATTGACCTGACTATATTTCATCCCAATTTTGAAATGAGCAATCCTTTAAACGATGTTAAGGTGAGCATATTTCAGAACGGACGAACAGACAATGCCATCACCCGGCTAAAACCACAATTTATAAAGCAAAATGAATTAGTGTACAACTATAATCGCGAAACCCTGTTTGAGGGCGGTAATGAGTTTAGATGGTTAGATTTACGAAGCATTCGTTTTCAGAGTAGTAAAATAAAGGACATCACGTTTCACGCCCCCTATTCGCATGTAGAATTATTCCCCGATGAGATACTTGCCGGACAATCGTACTTTTTTAACAACGATTTTAACGGTAGATATGTAATTGAAATACAGGAGAAAGACGAGCCTGAAATTGAGGCCGACTATGTATTTGTACATTTTAATCTGCCACGTTCAGCGCCATTGGTGGGTGGCGAGGTGCATCTGGTGGGTGCCTTAACCAATTGGCAATTTACTGAGAAATCGAAAATGGAGTATAATTTTAACTTAAAACAGTACGAGACATCGTTGCTGCTAAAACAAGGATTTTATAATTACCAATTTGCTTTTAAGCCTAATAATCTCCGCGAAGCTTCGGTAGGCCTATTTGAAGGCTCGCACAGCAAAGCTGAGAATGACTATCTCATTCTGGTTTATTATCGCGGCATGGGCGATTACTACGACAGGTTAATCGGTGTGAGCCAGGTTAATTCTGTAAGTAACCGATAG
- the nqrE gene encoding NADH:ubiquinone reductase (Na(+)-transporting) subunit E — MENLINIFVKSIFIDNMVFAYFLGMCSYLAVSKTVKTSFGLGVAVVFVLAITVPVNYLLNKYVLGEGALIWLGESFAGVNLSFLSFIMFIAVIASMVQLVEMSVEKFAPALYTSLGIFLPLIAVNCAILGGSLFMQEREYASLAEATTFGLGSGIGFLLAIVGIAAIREKIKYSDVPDPLRGLGITFIVTGLMAIGFMSFMGIQL, encoded by the coding sequence ATGGAAAATTTAATCAATATATTCGTCAAGTCTATCTTTATCGATAACATGGTGTTTGCGTACTTCCTGGGAATGTGTTCGTACCTGGCAGTATCAAAAACGGTAAAAACATCGTTCGGGCTTGGGGTTGCTGTGGTATTTGTATTGGCCATTACCGTGCCGGTAAACTACCTGTTAAACAAATACGTACTTGGCGAAGGCGCACTAATTTGGTTGGGCGAAAGCTTTGCCGGAGTAAACTTAAGCTTTTTAAGTTTTATCATGTTTATAGCCGTTATTGCCTCCATGGTGCAATTGGTAGAAATGAGTGTAGAAAAATTTGCACCGGCACTGTACACCTCCCTGGGTATATTTTTACCGCTGATAGCGGTAAATTGCGCTATTTTGGGTGGTTCGCTGTTTATGCAAGAGCGTGAATACGCCTCCTTGGCAGAGGCTACTACCTTTGGGCTGGGCTCCGGTATTGGATTTTTACTGGCTATTGTGGGTATTGCGGCCATACGCGAAAAAATAAAGTACTCCGATGTGCCCGATCCATTGCGGGGTTTGGGTATCACATTTATCGTCACAGGTTTAATGGCGATAGGGTTTATGAGTTTTATGGGAATTCAATTATAG
- a CDS encoding AsmA family protein, producing the protein MTTKKLIRNTFLIVIGFVLLLVLLAQVFKNDIVKLAIQKGAKTFDVPLTVGEVDFSFLYRFPLATIEFNNLVAFCPDGTDTLSAHADTIASISKLYASVDILELIDGNILVRKIDIEDVKARYQVDSLGNSNFDFLLKPPAGDSLTMAEDTSKAQGVFTLDKLTLKNIELIYSDAVLNTSVQVNIPNLIMNGKAQPSGFLAATEGEVVVQHARYANYNLEPLAKSRLNFNVTAKNDTLSISEFTLKAGTAMLTVEGSAVTSDSTQVDIRFAGSGINIAENVSILPQNRLAQYKVSHAAGVVDVKGTAQGYLTNNMMPLIDVSLHLEEGALAYDIYPNLKNMVLDAHYTNGYSRTMESSVLNIKKFQAQTSLSSIDFSARILNPMQPQYDLKASISTDLSELLPYVPDSAVRKMSGKVKGDISTSGILPDSIGADFTDYLLKRTRLNLSLNQLNLRINSLPALNGLGGKLTFIPGSIILSDIKAEVPEYKVSLAEGYLRSRYKGKLSDYQNLSVQIDSVLLATPYSYVTASGNLDGFKKVNYKLNATVDANLSEVKQWLPDGITNSMSGNLGASMASAGTFDIDSVADQSMSLLFDNSTFSVDMNNIFLNMPDTLMNVKMLSGNLEYKSDSVWVDGLSGNYLGLDFAADSTIIAHVYTAAVQNAPKEMLVQGNFAVGDMDYTWIESFMVDTVLDESLKLQPEVEPYKINFTYKIKGTAKAKSFKYEEVTIENLDTKFLARVEDGYYVADGLTCNAFGGDVSASVKYEMFPNFRDVLHFKTDMQNVDMSRMLNELETYIDQEDFTGENVLGKLTAQMDGKIIMQDYTPVYDSLLLKGNLVLEDGALINVKPVMDIEDIAFIGLKNMDKLYFSTLESQLFLFKNNMYFPRTNIRSSSFDGMFFGMYSFGEDYAYHVKVFLNQVLSGKRNADLEKQARDSGFDEEEESDGRRPIYVVSKSENGKSKAWLDNRKDRLRMDARVNLQEQMVNFRFDPRLVLYNTDE; encoded by the coding sequence ATGACAACAAAAAAACTGATCCGAAACACATTCCTCATTGTTATAGGCTTTGTGCTTTTGCTCGTGTTATTGGCGCAAGTATTCAAAAACGATATCGTTAAGCTAGCTATCCAAAAAGGCGCGAAAACCTTTGATGTGCCCTTAACGGTGGGTGAGGTCGATTTTAGTTTCCTTTATCGCTTTCCGCTGGCTACCATCGAATTCAACAACCTGGTGGCTTTTTGCCCTGATGGTACGGATACGTTGAGCGCGCATGCCGATACCATTGCCAGCATCTCCAAGCTTTATGCCTCGGTGGATATCCTGGAGTTGATCGACGGCAATATTCTGGTGCGCAAAATTGATATCGAGGATGTGAAGGCCAGGTATCAGGTGGATTCCCTTGGAAATAGCAATTTTGACTTTTTGTTGAAGCCGCCTGCCGGTGATAGCCTTACAATGGCTGAAGATACCTCCAAAGCACAAGGTGTATTTACTTTAGATAAGCTTACTTTAAAAAATATCGAGTTAATATATAGCGATGCAGTTTTAAATACATCAGTACAAGTAAATATCCCTAATCTCATCATGAATGGTAAGGCGCAACCAAGCGGGTTTTTAGCTGCAACCGAGGGAGAAGTCGTTGTGCAACATGCCCGCTACGCCAATTACAATTTGGAACCATTGGCCAAAAGCAGGCTTAACTTTAATGTTACGGCAAAGAATGACACCCTTAGTATTTCTGAATTTACGCTCAAGGCAGGCACCGCAATGCTTACAGTTGAAGGTAGTGCAGTTACTTCCGACAGCACACAGGTGGACATCCGGTTTGCGGGTAGTGGAATTAACATCGCCGAAAATGTATCCATCTTACCCCAGAATAGGTTGGCGCAATACAAAGTAAGCCATGCAGCAGGGGTGGTGGATGTAAAAGGTACGGCGCAAGGGTACCTGACTAATAATATGATGCCCCTGATTGATGTGAGCCTGCATTTGGAGGAGGGTGCTCTTGCTTACGATATTTACCCGAATTTGAAAAATATGGTCTTAGACGCCCACTATACCAACGGTTACTCCCGGACCATGGAATCATCGGTTTTAAACATCAAAAAGTTTCAGGCGCAAACATCGCTAAGCTCCATTGATTTTTCGGCAAGGATACTAAATCCCATGCAACCACAATACGACCTTAAGGCCAGCATAAGCACCGATTTAAGCGAGCTGTTGCCCTATGTGCCGGATTCTGCCGTTAGAAAAATGAGCGGTAAAGTAAAGGGTGATATATCTACCTCAGGTATTTTGCCCGACTCGATAGGAGCGGATTTTACCGATTATTTGCTGAAGAGGACCAGGTTAAACCTTAGTTTAAACCAGCTGAATCTACGTATAAATTCACTGCCCGCGCTGAATGGCTTGGGTGGGAAGCTGACTTTTATCCCCGGGAGTATTATTTTGAGTGATATTAAAGCGGAAGTGCCGGAGTATAAGGTTTCGCTGGCCGAAGGATATTTGAGAAGTCGTTATAAAGGTAAGTTGAGTGATTATCAAAATTTATCGGTTCAAATAGACAGTGTGTTGCTGGCGACGCCTTACTCCTACGTGACCGCCTCAGGTAATTTGGATGGATTTAAAAAGGTGAACTATAAACTGAATGCCACTGTAGATGCTAACTTGTCCGAAGTAAAGCAATGGCTCCCAGACGGCATAACCAATAGCATGTCAGGTAATTTGGGGGCAAGCATGGCTTCGGCGGGCACGTTTGATATTGATTCTGTAGCGGATCAATCCATGTCCTTGCTGTTCGATAACAGTACGTTTTCTGTGGACATGAACAATATATTCCTGAACATGCCCGATACCCTGATGAATGTTAAAATGTTGTCGGGGAACTTGGAGTATAAAAGCGATAGTGTTTGGGTGGACGGTTTGTCGGGCAATTATCTCGGGCTCGATTTTGCAGCTGATTCCACCATCATAGCGCATGTTTATACCGCAGCCGTTCAAAATGCGCCCAAAGAAATGTTGGTGCAGGGTAATTTTGCCGTGGGCGATATGGATTATACCTGGATAGAAAGTTTTATGGTGGATACCGTATTGGACGAAAGCCTGAAATTGCAACCTGAGGTAGAGCCATACAAAATAAACTTTACCTACAAAATAAAAGGCACCGCAAAGGCCAAAAGCTTTAAGTACGAGGAGGTGACTATCGAGAATCTCGATACCAAATTTCTGGCTCGCGTGGAGGATGGGTATTATGTGGCCGATGGCCTTACCTGCAATGCTTTTGGTGGTGATGTGAGCGCTTCGGTAAAATACGAGATGTTTCCCAATTTTAGGGATGTGCTGCATTTTAAAACAGACATGCAAAATGTAGATATGTCGCGTATGTTAAATGAGTTGGAGACCTATATTGATCAGGAGGATTTTACAGGTGAAAACGTGTTGGGCAAACTGACCGCTCAAATGGATGGAAAAATTATTATGCAGGATTACACGCCCGTGTATGATTCATTGCTGTTAAAAGGAAATCTGGTACTGGAAGATGGCGCTCTTATTAATGTTAAGCCGGTGATGGATATAGAGGATATAGCTTTTATAGGTCTGAAAAACATGGACAAGCTTTACTTTAGCACCCTCGAAAGTCAATTGTTTTTATTTAAAAACAACATGTATTTTCCGCGTACCAACATTCGCAGCTCATCGTTCGATGGGATGTTTTTTGGCATGTACAGCTTTGGCGAGGATTATGCCTATCACGTTAAGGTTTTCCTTAATCAGGTTTTGTCGGGCAAACGCAATGCCGACCTTGAAAAGCAAGCCAGGGATAGCGGTTTCGATGAAGAGGAGGAGTCGGACGGTCGCCGACCTATTTATGTGGTGTCGAAAAGCGAAAACGGGAAATCAAAGGCCTGGCTCGACAACCGAAAAGACAGGTTGCGCATGGACGCCAGGGTAAACCTTCAGGAACAAATGGTTAACTTTAGGTTCGATCCCCGGTTGGTTTTGTATAATACGGATGAATAA
- a CDS encoding NADH:ubiquinone reductase (Na(+)-transporting) subunit D yields the protein MSNKEPLFSAKNRKLITNPLSVQNPITIQVLGICSALAVTAKLEPAIVMSISVVFVLVSANVIISLLRNTIPSRIRIIVQLVVVAALVILVDQILKAFAYEVSRQLSVFVGLIITNCIIMGRLEAFALGNKPWQSALDGVGNAAGYGVILIIVAFFRELFGSGTLTLPGLGTLHVIPQVFYDWGYANNGFMILPPMALITVGIIIWVQRSRNKDLVES from the coding sequence ATGAGTAACAAAGAACCTTTGTTTTCAGCTAAAAACCGAAAACTGATAACAAACCCGCTTAGCGTTCAAAATCCGATTACCATACAGGTATTGGGTATTTGCTCGGCATTGGCGGTGACGGCCAAATTAGAACCGGCCATTGTAATGTCTATTTCGGTTGTATTTGTGTTGGTTTCGGCCAACGTAATTATATCATTGCTTCGCAACACTATCCCTTCGCGTATTCGTATTATCGTACAGCTGGTGGTGGTGGCGGCACTTGTAATACTGGTGGACCAGATACTGAAGGCCTTTGCCTACGAGGTGAGCAGGCAATTGAGCGTATTTGTTGGATTAATTATAACCAACTGTATCATCATGGGGCGCCTGGAGGCCTTTGCCTTAGGTAACAAACCCTGGCAGTCGGCACTCGATGGTGTGGGCAATGCAGCCGGGTATGGTGTAATCCTGATTATCGTGGCTTTCTTCCGGGAATTGTTCGGGTCAGGTACCTTAACGCTGCCCGGATTGGGCACCTTGCATGTTATTCCACAGGTATTTTACGACTGGGGATATGCCAATAACGGTTTCATGATTTTGCCTCCGATGGCATTGATTACCGTGGGTATCATTATTTGGGTTCAACGTTCTCGCAACAAGGACTTGGTTGAATCGTAA